The genomic interval TGATTCGCCCGATCAATGAGCCCTCGCTGGCTCGTCTGGAGTTTGACTGGAATGAATCCGTCGCTCAAATGCTGTACCTCAGTCCCGAACTGCGTCAAAACAAGTATCGCATCAAGCAAAACGAGCTGGAATTGATGCTGGCAAAGAATCAAATCCTGCCGGATGTCAACCTGTCATTCTTGTATCGTTGGGTCGGTGTGGGCGACACGCTGGGACCACCGAACCGTCGCGACGTCGACTTCCCCGCCGTGGGCAGCAGTGCTCTGGCAGAGTTGACCGGCGGCCAATATCAAGAGCTTGGCGTTCGTCTAGAGTTCACCCCGACCCCGATCGGATCCGCTCGCGAGCTGGCCCGCGTACAGAATGCGAAGTTGAGATTGCAACAAGCACAAACCTTCTTGCAAGAAGCCGAGCGAATGGCTGTGAACCAACTCAGCGACGCCGTCGCCAAAGTTTCGACTCACTATCAACTGGTGCAAACCAACGCACAACGTTGGCAGGCCGCCGAGCAAGAAGTGGAAGCGCGTTTGATCGAGTACGAAAAGGGACTCAGCGCCGTGAACGTGGTCCTGCAAAGTCAACAACGTCGTGCCGATGCACAGATCACCTACTATCGAGCGTTGACCGAGTACAACAAGTCGCTCAACTACGTCGAATACCTCAAGGGAACGATGCTTGCCAACAGTGCCATCACCTTGCGTGAAGGCGTTTGGAACAGCAAAGCGTACTTGGACGCACTGGAGCGAGCACGGGAACGAGCAGCGGGATACCAACTGCAATACGGCGTGACACGTCCCGGTGTCGTGCGAACCGGTCCAGTGCGAGACGGTGACGCCGCCGTGCAAATCACCGGCTCAGGTGCCGAGAGCGTGGGAGCACACGTGCCACCGTCGGAGATGATGTTCGATGGACCGATGGGCTCCTCAAACCCGACGGAATTGGATTGGGTACCAGCCGATTCTGACCTGAATATGGATGAAGTGCCTTTGAGCGAAATGGGCACACCGCGAGAAATGTTCTCGCCCGAGGCAATCAACAATCCGGCACTGATGCCCAAGGCGGAAGCCAGCATCCTGTTGCCAACACCACCTGCGCTACAGGCACCTGTGACCGGATCGGTCGCACCGATGAGCTATCAAAGCGAAACGGTCGACCATTCCGGAGCACCGGCCCCTGTCTCCCGACGAGCTTTGCCAGTCCGCTAAGCACACCAATTCATCCGATGGGCGGAGGAACTGCGAGGACTGTGCACCAAGCGTCGGTGTCTAGACAACGGTCCTCGCAAACGAACAGCTCGAGCTGCGTCGAAAGACGCCTCGAGCTTTTCGTGTTCAATGTACGTCAGCCTTTATGTACGTCAGCCTTTCCAGGCTGACATCAAACCTGAAAAAACGAATTGCGCTCGTGTAGAATTGTTCGGCTGGGCGGCTCGGGGTAGGCTGTTCAAAATTTGGTGTTGACATTGTTTTTTCAGTTCATGTTTTTGTCCGATGCATCGCAATCAGAGTGAGCCTCAGGCGCTAGCCGTGGGCCGGCACCACCATCCGCCTCAGGCCCACGGCTAGCGCCTGAGGCTCACTGGGGGCCACCAACTGCGCCGGGAGAGGTGACAGAAACTTACGGAGCGCCATAGTGCCACAACCCCGAGTTTTGAACAGCCCAGGCTCGGGATATGTCAGGCTAGAAAGCCTGACGTACTTGTTTCAAATTTCGGAGAACACATCTTGTTTGATTTGACCGGTCACCGTGCTTTGATCACGGGTGGAACACAAGGTGTCGGCGCGGCGATGGCAATCGCGATCGCCGCAGCGGGTGCCGATGTCCTGATCACTGGCTTGCGCGACGATGAGTTTGCGCAAGCCACATTAGCTAGTTGTCGTGAGCGCGGTGTTGCCGCAGAGTTGATGATCGTTGACTTGGCTCAAGAACCAGAGTCTTACCTTGACGACTTGATTAGCTCGGTCAACAACACCATGCCGGGGATCGATCTGTTGGTCAACAATGCCGGGACCTTCATCGACGTGCCGTACTTGGAAATGGATTACGCTCGATACATGCGAACGATGCACCTGAACGTGACCGCCGGATATTTCCTCACACAAGCGTTGGCACGTGGGTGGGTGCGCGACGGCGTCGCGGGTCGCGTCTTGTTCACCGGATCGATCAACGGGCTGCTGTCCGAGCCGGTCCATACGGCCTATGACACCAGCAAAGGCGCCGTGGCGGCGATGGTACGCTCGCTGTGCGTTGCCTTGGCACCCCACGGCATCCGCGTCAACTCGGTCGCACCGGGTTTAGTCCGCACGCCGCTGACGGACGTCTTGAATCAAGACGCAGGCCTTGATGCATGGATGCGAATGCACACACCCAACGGTCAGGTGCCAGGCCCGGAGGTTTGCGGCGGCGCGGCTGTG from Stieleria varia carries:
- a CDS encoding TolC family protein, which translates into the protein MNRSLFRYTAFLQLGLAVLLATGCAQTQPFFLNESPDLQHYLNAATAIEYPDVQVESLPGTLQTLAPLTLGNHDYEFWNLTLEECVSMALQNSKFFLTTSGTAEFRQNIATQFVSGQSEQFGSVYDVAIQQTTTQSAPLAIDGNGNRLLPRGVVRANQVGGVEDALAEFDAQASSFIDFSTTDRAQNVGAGNTINPQFATARNATQQAALSKRLATGGVATLREQVLYSANNTLTQSQAAPGTIAGRAVGSDYTAILEAQIQHPLMRNRGTLINRTPVVLASLNEDISVADFEIQVRNLVRDVENAYWDLYVAYRNVSTAIIGRNSAQATQRFAELQFEEGVGNIQELSQAREQYFQFRARVQAALAGSNLPGDDQLGVYGRERALRALIGLEATDGRLIRPINEPSLARLEFDWNESVAQMLYLSPELRQNKYRIKQNELELMLAKNQILPDVNLSFLYRWVGVGDTLGPPNRRDVDFPAVGSSALAELTGGQYQELGVRLEFTPTPIGSARELARVQNAKLRLQQAQTFLQEAERMAVNQLSDAVAKVSTHYQLVQTNAQRWQAAEQEVEARLIEYEKGLSAVNVVLQSQQRRADAQITYYRALTEYNKSLNYVEYLKGTMLANSAITLREGVWNSKAYLDALERARERAAGYQLQYGVTRPGVVRTGPVRDGDAAVQITGSGAESVGAHVPPSEMMFDGPMGSSNPTELDWVPADSDLNMDEVPLSEMGTPREMFSPEAINNPALMPKAEASILLPTPPALQAPVTGSVAPMSYQSETVDHSGAPAPVSRRALPVR
- a CDS encoding SDR family NAD(P)-dependent oxidoreductase; translated protein: MFDLTGHRALITGGTQGVGAAMAIAIAAAGADVLITGLRDDEFAQATLASCRERGVAAELMIVDLAQEPESYLDDLISSVNNTMPGIDLLVNNAGTFIDVPYLEMDYARYMRTMHLNVTAGYFLTQALARGWVRDGVAGRVLFTGSINGLLSEPVHTAYDTSKGAVAAMVRSLCVALAPHGIRVNSVAPGLVRTPLTDVLNQDAGLDAWMRMHTPNGQVPGPEVCGGAAVFLLSDAAVHIHGQTLYVDGGMSVWQQPDPPRT